The Priestia megaterium NBRC 15308 = ATCC 14581 region TTGTCGGGATGAAGTTAATGAAGGCTTTTTCTCAAACGGCTAAGGATACCGAAGTGAAAAAGCATTTTTTGAAAGGAAAAGAGGTCAGTAAAAAAATTATTACGCGACTTGAAGAAATAATTATACAAGACGATATTTCACCTTCTGTTGCCTCAACAGGAAGCATAACCACTTCTGAAACGCCTGCTTTTTCGGATCGTTTGATGCTGACATGCGATATTTTACTAAGTAACTTCAGTATTGGAAGTCAGGCGTTTGGAGCAGCATTTAGTTTTCGAAGAGATATTGTGGCTAAAATGATGCTGATAGGAGAAGATGCGTTTCAATATGCAAGCGAAGCAACAGAAATTATGATTAAAAAAGGCTGGCTTGAAGTTCCGCCAAGTATGGATTAGCTAAAATGAAAGCCTCTTTCATGCATTGTAAATGGAAGTTTATATGTCTTTACACACCTTTAACCTTTTATTCAAGTTGATTTAACAGACTGCGTGTACAGTTAAGTTATGTCAATAATAAACAGTAAAGGGTGTAAACAATGAAAAAACGTGCAATTGGAGCGGCAGTATTATCAGCGGTAACTGTAGCAGCGCTGGCATTTGGAACAAATTCACCAACAGATGCTAAAGCAGCTAAAGGCGTAAATAACCAAAAAGCTAAAAATGTTATTCTTTTTGTTGGAGACGGTATGGGTACCGACCATCGTGATGCAATCCGACTGGCCGCCGTAGGAGCAAATGGAAAGTTAGCAATGGATGATATGCCGGCAGTAGGGAGAGTCCATACATCTTCAGGAAATTCATTTGTTACGGATTCTGCAGCAGCTGCTACAGCCATGGCTTCAGGAGTTAAAAGTTATAATGGCGCTATTGGCGTAAATATGAAAGGAAAGCCTGTTCAAACAGTTTTAGAAAAAGCAAAATTAGCTGGGAAAACGACGGGGCTTGTGACAACAAGTCAAGTAACAGACGCAACTCCAGCTGCTTTTGGCGCACATGTTAAAGATCGAAGTGCTCAAAGTGACATCGCGAAGCAGTATCTTGAAAACAGTAAGATAGATGTGATTCTAGGTGGCGGAGAAGATTATTGGTACACAAAAGGAAATGAAGGTGCACACTCAGATGCCCCGCCAGAAGATAAAACTGAAGGAAGCAAAGGAACGCAAGGAAACTTAGTAAACAAAGCACAAAAACTTGGGTATACGTACGTTAATAACGAAAATGAATTAAAATATGCTAAGGGAACAAAATTGCTTGGTCTGTTTGCTAATGAAGAAATGTTTCAACAAGCTCCTGAAGGCCAAGGTGATGTGTACAACCCTCAAGTATCTCTAAAAGACATGACAAAAAAAGCAATCAATACGCTATCACAAAATAAAAAAGGGTTCTTTCTTGTAGTAGAAGAGGAGGCCATTGATGAAATGGCTCATAATAATAATGCTGAACTCATGATTAAAGCAGGTAAGCAGCTTGATGATACGGTGAAGATGGCTAAAGCTTATGCTAAAACACACCCAGACACTCTCGTATTAGTAACAGCTGACCATGCAACCGGAGGTTTAGCACTTGAAAAAGTAGACAATAAAGATAACGATGGAGATGAAGTATCAAAAGAAGATGGGCCATTTGCAATCGCTCATTCAAAAGAGCAGTTCGTTGCGGATTGGACAACTGAAGAGCATACGTCATCAGACGTTCCTTTAAATGCAATGGGTGCCGGCTCAGAAAGATTTACCGGAGTATATGAAAATACGTATTTACATGATGCTCTTCTAAAAGCAATGAATTTAAAATAGGTGAGATAAAAGCACCGTGTTGATTGAATACACTTAGTATGTAAATCAACACGGTGTTTTTGCTTTGTTTGAGCAAGTTATGATGGAGTTTCTTCAAAAGTATGCTACGATAAGAATTATCTTGAATTGAAGAGGTGTCACAATGAAAATAGAAGTTTGGTCAGATTTTGTCTGTCCTTTTTGTTATATTGGAAAGCGCCGATTAGAACAAGCGCTTCAGCAATTTGCACACAAAGATGATGTGCAGGTTGAATTTAAAAGCTTCGAGCTAGATCCAAATGCCCCAGTTAATACTGGCAAAACGATTAATGAAGCTCTTGCTGCTAAATATGGAATGACCATTGAACAAGCAAAACAAGCAAATGAAGGTATCGGGCAGCAGGCAGCTAGTGTGGGCTTATCCTTTAATTTTGACGATATGAAGCCAACTAATACATTTGATGCTCACCGCTTAGCTAAATTTGCAAAAGCTCAAGGAAAAGAAGCAGCCATTACAGAAAAACTCTTATATGCATACTTTACTGAATCAAAACATCTAGGTGAAGAAGAGACGCTGGTTGCTGTTGCAGAAGATGCAGGTCTTGACCGAGAAGAAGCACGTCAAATTCTCGCGGATAAAAACGCATACGCAAATGAAGTGCGCAGTGATGAAGCAACGGCTCAGCAATATGGCATTAGCGGTGTTCCATATTTTGTTGTTAATCAAAAATATGCGATTTCAGGTGCACAGCCAGTCGAAACATTTGTAGGAGCTCTCCAACAAGTATGGGAAGAAGAAAATCCGACTCCCGCTTTGAAGAGCCTTTCTCCAGAAGGCGCAGATGATGCCTTTTGTGCAGATGGTCAATGTGCCGTTCCTGATTCCTCTAAAAACCAACAATAAATAAAAAGCAGAAGCGGAAATTTCGCTTCTGCTTTTTATTTATTTGCAAAAAAATTCACAAAAACACAAACACACGTTCTGTTTTTGTGTTATAATAAGTTTAGAAGCAACAAACCTCGATGAGTAAGCTCCAAAAATAAGCGATTAAAAGTGATCCCACCATGAACTAGCTTCCATTTAATCCTGCAGGGGGAATCTGAATGAAAAGCAAAGTGCGCATTATCCCATTTCAAGTAGTTGAACAATTGAATCAATTTAATGAAGTCCCAGAAGGAGTCGCTCTAATTGGAGCAGAGCAAGTATGGAAGCAAACAAAGGGACGGGGAATAACCATAGCGGTTTTGGATACCGGCTGTGATGTTACACATCAAGATTTGCAGGAGCGAATTATTGGAGGAAAAAACTTTACACAAGATGATCAGCAAAATCCAGATATTTTTCAAGATTATAATGGTCACGGCACTCACGTAGCAGGCACAATTGCAGCAGCGCATAATGGAACGGGTGTTGTAGGAGTGGCTCCTGAAGTGGGCTTACTTATCCTAAAAGTACTTGATGGAAATGGTTCAGGTCAATACGAGTGGATTATTCAAGGTATTAACTACGCCATCGAGCAAAAAGTAGATATCATTTCGATGTCGCTTGGAGGTCCGTCGGATGTGCCTGAGCTGCATGAAGCGATTCAAGATGCTGTTGATCAGAATATTTTAGTTGTCTGCGCAGCGGGAAATGAAGGAGATGGAGAAGGCTCCACAGATGAGTTTGCGTACCCTGGCTCATATAATGAAGTGATTACCGTAGGAGCTGTTGATTTAGAGAAACGATCTTCGGTATTTTCCAACTCAAACAACGAAGTAGATGTAGTAGCTCCGGGAGAGAAGATCGTATCAACTTACTTGAATGGAAAGTATGCCGCACTGAGCGGAACCTCTATGGCAACACCTCACGTAGCAGGGGCCTTAGGATTGATAAAAGTTCTTTCAAATGAAATGTTTGGAAGAGAACTTACAGAACCAGAGCTTTATGCACAGTTAATCAGAAGAACCCTTCCATTAAATGAATCACCAAGAGAAGTAGGAAACGGATTTGTGCACTTGACCGTTGTTGAAAAGCTGTTGCGTGAAATTCAAAGTCAAATGACTTCAGAGGTGATCAGATGAGAAGCAGTTTAGATATGTTAATGATGGAAAAGCAGCAGGCAAAAGCTCTTTATCACGAATACGTAAACAATCGAAGTTATTATGATGAAAAGACGGATGAAGAAAATAAAAATCTTTATTATCAAGATACGCTCTTTGAAAGAGAAGCCATGCAAACTTTGTTAACGGAAACGCATCAGCATTTGCTAAGTTATTCGCCGCATAAATATGTATATCCATGGGTGGATCTACAGGAGAATGGGGAGCTGAAAAGTCTATACTCAGGGAAAGGGATGGATCCGTTAGAAACTATACAGCAAGATATTGATCAACTTCAATCGTTTAGTAACTCCTCTCTTTCAAGCAATGACATACTGCTAAACTGTGAGCACGTTGTCCCGCAATCTTGGTTTGGAAAACACGAGCCTATGAGAGGTGACCTGCATCATTTATTTGCGTGTGAACCTTCTTGCAACAGCCGAAGAGGTAATTCTTCTTATATTGACTTCGCGGATTATACGCCGGAAGTAAAGCAATCAGATGTGAAAGAAGGATGTGGCAAAGCAGAAAAAGGTAAGTTTGAACCTGAATATGGAAAAGGAATTGTGGCTCGATCAACTCTTTATTTTTTAATTCGCTATTATAATAAAATTGACTCTTCGCGAGTAGATCTTCCTCTTTTACTAAAATGGCATGAAGAATTTACTGTTTCACTTTATGAAAAACATCGCAATGCAGCAATCTTTGAGTTGCAAGGCAACCGAAATCCTTTTATCGATTTTCCTGACAAAGCAGGTGCGTTAATGAGTTCTGCTTTCTAAAATAGCGAAGAGCTCCGCTTCAATTCGAAGCGGAGCTCTTTTGGATAATCTAATATGAAAATCCATATTTATCACTTAAAAGGGCGTCCATTTTATTTAATAAGCGAAAATATTCTTCTTGTTCTTCTACACTTAGAGCTGCTAGCATATCTTTTAAAAATCCATTTCGCTTCTCTGTAATCATTGAAACAAGTTTCTTTGATTCATCGGTCAATGAAACCCACACGACTCTCCGGTCTTTTTCGTCTCGCACGCGCTGAATGAGAGATTCTTCTTCCAATTGATTTAATAAGCTAGTTGTAGCGCCCGAGGTTAAGTGAAGTTTATTTGAAATATCTGCTACCATATACTTTGTGCCGCTGGCAATGTAGTTTAAGATATAAAATTTAGTGGGTGTTAAGTGATAAGGCTGTGTTTTTAATGTTTCTTCGACTAAATGTCGCATATATTGAAAAAAAGATGTGTTAATTTGATAAAGGTGTTCAATTTTTGAATCTAAATTGTTATCCATGCTAGCTTCCATCTCCTTGTACACTACGGACGTATATAAACTAACTCTAAAATAAAATGAAACAATTGTAAAGGATGGCAATGATTATCTTTAACCACCATTATTATTTTTAAATTAATACCTTTACGAAAAAATATCTTTATGATAAAGTTATTTAGGTGGTTAACCAAATAGATGATTGTAAAGAAACATATCTCATAATAGATGGAGATAATATCTTTATGAAAAAGCTATATAAAAAAGTAATTTCATTAGTGAAGTATTAAGGAGGAGTAATGAATGTCTAGAAGTCGCTTAATGGTAACAAATTTTATTGGAATCATCGTTATTTTAGCTTTATTAATTGGAGGAGGATATTATTACGTTCAAAAATCCAACTATATTACAACGGATAACGCTAAAGTATCTGGAGATGTATACAATGTAGTTGCACCTGCAGCAGGTAAAGTAGCAAGCTGGACAGTAGAAGAAGGAAATGATGTATCAAAAGATGCTGAAATTGCTAAGATTCAAGCTGAAAAAGGCTCTGTAGCTGCTACAGTACCAGCAGATGGAAAAATTATTCAAACAAACGTAAAAGAAAATCAAATGGTTCAAGCTGGACAGCAAATTGCAACCGAAGTAGATATGAAAGACCTATTTATCGTAGCAAATATTAAAGAAGATCAGCTTAAGGATATTAAAGAAGGCGACGATGTAGATGTAACGGTAGACGGAGACAGCAGTGCAAAAATCGACGGCAAAGTCGAAGAAATTGGATATGCAACCAATTCACTTTCATCTTTAACATCGAACTCAAGCTCAGATGGAAACTA contains the following coding sequences:
- a CDS encoding alkaline phosphatase yields the protein MKKRAIGAAVLSAVTVAALAFGTNSPTDAKAAKGVNNQKAKNVILFVGDGMGTDHRDAIRLAAVGANGKLAMDDMPAVGRVHTSSGNSFVTDSAAAATAMASGVKSYNGAIGVNMKGKPVQTVLEKAKLAGKTTGLVTTSQVTDATPAAFGAHVKDRSAQSDIAKQYLENSKIDVILGGGEDYWYTKGNEGAHSDAPPEDKTEGSKGTQGNLVNKAQKLGYTYVNNENELKYAKGTKLLGLFANEEMFQQAPEGQGDVYNPQVSLKDMTKKAINTLSQNKKGFFLVVEEEAIDEMAHNNNAELMIKAGKQLDDTVKMAKAYAKTHPDTLVLVTADHATGGLALEKVDNKDNDGDEVSKEDGPFAIAHSKEQFVADWTTEEHTSSDVPLNAMGAGSERFTGVYENTYLHDALLKAMNLK
- a CDS encoding DsbA family oxidoreductase, giving the protein MKIEVWSDFVCPFCYIGKRRLEQALQQFAHKDDVQVEFKSFELDPNAPVNTGKTINEALAAKYGMTIEQAKQANEGIGQQAASVGLSFNFDDMKPTNTFDAHRLAKFAKAQGKEAAITEKLLYAYFTESKHLGEEETLVAVAEDAGLDREEARQILADKNAYANEVRSDEATAQQYGISGVPYFVVNQKYAISGAQPVETFVGALQQVWEEENPTPALKSLSPEGADDAFCADGQCAVPDSSKNQQ
- a CDS encoding S8 family peptidase, coding for MKSKVRIIPFQVVEQLNQFNEVPEGVALIGAEQVWKQTKGRGITIAVLDTGCDVTHQDLQERIIGGKNFTQDDQQNPDIFQDYNGHGTHVAGTIAAAHNGTGVVGVAPEVGLLILKVLDGNGSGQYEWIIQGINYAIEQKVDIISMSLGGPSDVPELHEAIQDAVDQNILVVCAAGNEGDGEGSTDEFAYPGSYNEVITVGAVDLEKRSSVFSNSNNEVDVVAPGEKIVSTYLNGKYAALSGTSMATPHVAGALGLIKVLSNEMFGRELTEPELYAQLIRRTLPLNESPREVGNGFVHLTVVEKLLREIQSQMTSEVIR
- a CDS encoding endonuclease I family protein; translation: MRSSLDMLMMEKQQAKALYHEYVNNRSYYDEKTDEENKNLYYQDTLFEREAMQTLLTETHQHLLSYSPHKYVYPWVDLQENGELKSLYSGKGMDPLETIQQDIDQLQSFSNSSLSSNDILLNCEHVVPQSWFGKHEPMRGDLHHLFACEPSCNSRRGNSSYIDFADYTPEVKQSDVKEGCGKAEKGKFEPEYGKGIVARSTLYFLIRYYNKIDSSRVDLPLLLKWHEEFTVSLYEKHRNAAIFELQGNRNPFIDFPDKAGALMSSAF
- a CDS encoding MarR family winged helix-turn-helix transcriptional regulator codes for the protein MDNNLDSKIEHLYQINTSFFQYMRHLVEETLKTQPYHLTPTKFYILNYIASGTKYMVADISNKLHLTSGATTSLLNQLEEESLIQRVRDEKDRRVVWVSLTDESKKLVSMITEKRNGFLKDMLAALSVEEQEEYFRLLNKMDALLSDKYGFSY
- a CDS encoding HlyD family efflux transporter periplasmic adaptor subunit, which codes for MSRSRLMVTNFIGIIVILALLIGGGYYYVQKSNYITTDNAKVSGDVYNVVAPAAGKVASWTVEEGNDVSKDAEIAKIQAEKGSVAATVPADGKIIQTNVKENQMVQAGQQIATEVDMKDLFIVANIKEDQLKDIKEGDDVDVTVDGDSSAKIDGKVEEIGYATNSLSSLTSNSSSDGNYTKVSQTVPVKISISNYSEHVLPGMNAEVKISKD